The uncultured Carboxylicivirga sp. genomic interval CCCCCCGAAGTATTATAAAAGTTGGGATCATTTTTGCCATTAACATAACAGGTCTATTTCTACTCGAATACTTAAGGCCTGATATCATTCATGGATACACTGCCGAAGCGTCCCGTTTATTAGACATTTACCACATTTCAATTATTCTGTTTATTAGTGAAATACCATTAATTTACTACGCTAATAAAACTTACAAAACAGAACAGATCAAAGCTGAAAAATCAGAACAAATAAAATCTGCCTTTCTGGCAAATATGAGCCACGAAATACGTACACCCATGAATGTATTATTAGGTTTTTCTGAGTTATTACGAGATAATGAGATCTCAGATAATGAGAAGAACCAATATTTAGACATTATACAACAAAACGGTACTGTTTTGCTGCATATTCTTGATAACGTTCTTGATTTATCAAAACTAGATGCGAATACAATTCATATAAAAGAATCGAATATTCAATTAGAACCTTTACTCGAAAGCCTTCAGAAGAGTCATCTACAACACAGCGAAGATAAGCAGCTTAATATAGAAGTTCAAAACAAATCACTTATCAATGACTTATCTATTATCACTGATGAGCAAATAATAATTCAAATTTTTAACAACCTTATAAATAATTCCATCAAGTTTACTCAAAAAGGAAAAATTACCATTGGTTATAAAATAAACGAGAATGGATCGAAAATTATTTTCTTTGTTAAAGATACAGGTATTGGAATTCATCCAAGCATATTACCTTTTGTATTTGAGCGTTTCAGACAAGGAGATGAAAGATTGAAACGTGAATTTTCCGGAGCTGGACTTGGCTTAACCATTTCAAAAGGCCTTATCGAATTATTAAATGGAAAAATATGGATAAAAACAGCTGTTAACATGGGAACCACGGTATATTTTTCTATTGATTTAGTTTTATCTGAAAGAATTGAACGTAACCACTTTATTAAGTCTGCGATATTGCTTTAAGCTTCCTGTTCTTGATGTTTTGGTAAACTAAAATAAAAAGTAGTACCACTTCCTTCTTGCGAATCAAACCAAATTTTACCTCCTAAAGATTCAACCAAGCTTTTACTTATTGATAAGCCTAAACCAGCACCTCCTTTTAGTTGATCAACCTTAACAAAACGCCTAAAAATAAATTTCTTGTTTTCTTCTGGAATTCCAATTCCAGTATCCTTCACATAAAACAACAAAATATCACCAGCATCATCATATCCAACCTCAATCTCACCACTAAAGGTAAACTTATATGCATTATTGATCAGGTTAATGAGTATTTGTTTAATTCGCTTCCTATCACTTTTTAACGCAAGTTCTGAACATGAGAACAAGTTTTCGACAAACAGCAGTTTTACCTTTTCTCCATTTTTTTTCGATTCATACAAGTGCTTTATTTCTGTAATCAAACTTCCCAGTTGAAAAAAGTCAGTGTGAGTGGTAAGTTGGTGACTCTCGATTAAGGAAGCATCCACTAGATTATCCATCATTTCGAGCAAGTACTGTCCATTCTGAAATATAAAATTGTAATAATGTTTCTTATCAGATTCATCATCTACCATATCTTGAGACAACAACTCAGAATACCCTAAAATAGCATTTAATGGTGTTCTAACTTCATGACTAATATTGGCCAAAAACATTGATTTAAGCTGATCTGATTCTTCTGCCTTTTCTTTTGCGTCATTCAATTGTTCAATATTAATCTCTAACGAACCT includes:
- a CDS encoding ATP-binding protein, with product MFSKKLKSIYLKIIPDTIHFKNRFALKTIALGTALGFIATMFNILLELDVKLSLFTSFITIYFGVLYFLARVKNKYLLVRKSFAFFMLINLNGLWILNGGSQGPTIIIFQAIFALGLFIVPPRSIIKVGIIFAINITGLFLLEYLRPDIIHGYTAEASRLLDIYHISIILFISEIPLIYYANKTYKTEQIKAEKSEQIKSAFLANMSHEIRTPMNVLLGFSELLRDNEISDNEKNQYLDIIQQNGTVLLHILDNVLDLSKLDANTIHIKESNIQLEPLLESLQKSHLQHSEDKQLNIEVQNKSLINDLSIITDEQIIIQIFNNLINNSIKFTQKGKITIGYKINENGSKIIFFVKDTGIGIHPSILPFVFERFRQGDERLKREFSGAGLGLTISKGLIELLNGKIWIKTAVNMGTTVYFSIDLVLSERIERNHFIKSAILL
- a CDS encoding ATP-binding protein, with product MKKWITKRLTPNNHNLNEGIEYWKEYIFLRVLFLFLILGGAAYGFGLVWSVLSKYNLVAVVITMAYGSIIVVVLFYNIPLRVKYYVITHMSLFLGITLLISLGTDGAGFIYLIGYSILAALLFGLKGAIGSVIINFVVITLIGIGLIFDVFDNFHISVMSAEHWFVLSFNVLPMSAVASIPLALVVKGLKQIIDSLKALQGSLEINIEQLNDAKEKAEESDQLKSMFLANISHEVRTPLNAILGYSELLSQDMVDDESDKKHYYNFIFQNGQYLLEMMDNLVDASLIESHQLTTHTDFFQLGSLITEIKHLYESKKNGEKVKLLFVENLFSCSELALKSDRKRIKQILINLINNAYKFTFSGEIEVGYDDAGDILLFYVKDTGIGIPEENKKFIFRRFVKVDQLKGGAGLGLSISKSLVESLGGKIWFDSQEGSGTTFYFSLPKHQEQEA